A genomic stretch from Streptomyces sp. QL37 includes:
- the sdhA gene encoding succinate dehydrogenase flavoprotein subunit — MQIHKYDTVIVGAGGAGMRAAIESTKRSRTAVLTKLYPTRSHTGAAQGGMAAALANVEEDNWEWHTFDTIKGGDYLVDQDAAEILAKEAIDAVLDLEKMGLPFGRTPEGKIDQRRFGGHSRNHGEAPVRRACYSGDRTGHMILQTLYQNCVKEGVEFFNEFYVLDQLVVEVDGVKKSAGVVAYELATGEIHVFQAKSVIYASGGTGKFFKVTSNAHTLTGDGQAACYRRGLPLEDMEFFQFHPTGIWRMGILLTEGARGEGGILRNKDGERFMEKYAPVMKDLASRDVVSRSIYTEIREGRGCGPEGDHVYLDLTHLPPEQLDAKLPDITEFARTYLGIEPYTDPIPIQPTAHYAMGGIPTNVEGEVLADNTTVVPGLYAAGEVACVSVHGANRLGTNSLLDINVFGRRSGIAAAEYSAKNDFVELPENPAQLVQDQVERLRNSTGTERVHALRTELQECMDANVMVFRTEQTIKTAVDKIAELRTRYLDVSIQDKGKRFNTDLLEAIELGNLLDLAEVMATSALARKESRGGHYREDYPNRDDVNFMRHTMAYREVADDGTESIRLDYKPVVTTRYQPMERKY, encoded by the coding sequence ATGCAGATCCACAAGTACGACACCGTCATCGTCGGCGCCGGCGGCGCCGGCATGCGCGCGGCCATCGAGTCGACCAAGCGCAGCCGCACCGCCGTGCTGACGAAGCTCTACCCCACCCGCTCCCACACGGGCGCGGCGCAGGGCGGCATGGCCGCCGCGCTCGCCAACGTGGAGGAGGACAACTGGGAGTGGCACACCTTCGACACGATCAAGGGCGGCGACTACCTGGTCGACCAGGACGCCGCCGAGATCCTCGCGAAGGAGGCCATCGACGCCGTCCTCGACCTGGAGAAGATGGGCCTGCCGTTCGGCCGTACGCCCGAGGGCAAGATCGACCAGCGCCGGTTCGGCGGTCACTCCCGCAACCACGGTGAGGCCCCGGTCCGCCGCGCCTGCTACTCGGGCGACCGCACCGGCCACATGATCCTCCAGACGCTGTACCAGAACTGCGTCAAGGAGGGCGTGGAGTTCTTCAACGAGTTCTACGTCCTGGACCAGCTGGTCGTCGAGGTGGACGGCGTCAAGAAGTCCGCCGGCGTCGTCGCCTACGAGCTGGCCACCGGCGAGATCCACGTCTTCCAGGCGAAGTCGGTCATCTATGCCTCGGGCGGCACCGGCAAGTTCTTCAAGGTGACGTCGAACGCGCACACCCTGACCGGTGACGGCCAGGCCGCCTGCTACCGCCGGGGTCTGCCGCTGGAGGACATGGAGTTCTTCCAGTTCCACCCGACGGGCATCTGGCGCATGGGCATCCTCCTGACGGAGGGCGCCCGCGGTGAGGGCGGCATCCTCCGCAACAAGGACGGCGAGCGCTTCATGGAGAAGTACGCGCCGGTCATGAAGGACCTCGCGTCCCGTGACGTCGTGTCCCGCTCCATCTACACCGAGATCCGTGAGGGCCGCGGCTGCGGTCCCGAGGGCGACCACGTCTACCTCGACCTCACGCACCTCCCGCCGGAGCAGCTGGACGCGAAGCTCCCGGACATCACCGAGTTCGCGCGTACGTACCTCGGCATCGAGCCCTACACGGACCCGATCCCGATCCAGCCGACCGCGCACTACGCCATGGGCGGCATCCCGACCAACGTCGAGGGCGAGGTGCTGGCCGACAACACCACCGTCGTCCCGGGCCTGTACGCCGCCGGCGAGGTCGCCTGTGTCTCCGTGCACGGCGCCAACCGTCTGGGCACCAACTCGCTGCTCGACATCAACGTCTTCGGACGCCGCTCGGGCATCGCCGCCGCCGAGTACTCCGCGAAGAACGACTTCGTCGAGCTTCCCGAGAACCCGGCCCAGCTGGTCCAGGACCAGGTCGAGCGGCTGCGCAACTCGACGGGCACCGAGCGGGTCCACGCGCTCCGCACGGAGCTGCAGGAGTGCATGGACGCCAACGTGATGGTGTTCCGCACCGAGCAGACCATCAAGACCGCCGTCGACAAGATCGCCGAGCTGCGCACGCGCTACCTCGACGTGTCGATCCAGGACAAGGGCAAGCGGTTCAACACCGACCTGCTGGAGGCCATCGAGCTGGGCAACCTGCTCGACCTGGCCGAGGTCATGGCGACCTCCGCGCTGGCCCGCAAGGAGTCCCGCGGCGGTCACTACCGCGAGGACTACCCGAACCGCGACGACGTCAACTTCATGCGCCACACCATGGCGTACCGCGAGGTCGCGGACGACGGCACCGAGTCGATCCGGCTCGACTACAAGCCGGTCGTCACGACCCGCTACCAGCCGATGGAGCGTAAGTACTGA
- a CDS encoding succinate dehydrogenase iron-sulfur subunit, which yields MATPTLEKSDKAPEPEAGFADTPYITATFRIRRFNPEVTDEVEWQDFQISIDPKERVLDALHKIKWEQDGTLTFRRSCAHGICGSDAMRINGKNRLACKTLIKDINPEKPITVEAIKGLTVLKDLVVDMDPFFQAYRDVMPFLVTKGNEPTRERLQSPEDRERFDDTTKCILCAACTSSCPVFWNDGQYFGPAAIVNAHRFIFDSRDEAGEQRLEILNDRDGVWRCRTTFNCTDACPRGIEVTKAIQEVKRALITRRF from the coding sequence ATGGCAACCCCCACCCTGGAGAAGTCGGACAAGGCCCCCGAGCCCGAGGCCGGCTTCGCCGACACCCCGTACATCACGGCGACGTTCCGGATCCGCCGCTTCAACCCCGAGGTCACCGACGAGGTCGAGTGGCAGGACTTCCAGATCTCGATCGACCCGAAGGAGCGTGTGCTCGACGCCCTTCACAAGATCAAGTGGGAGCAGGACGGCACGCTGACGTTCCGGCGCTCCTGCGCGCACGGCATCTGCGGCTCCGACGCGATGCGGATCAACGGCAAGAACAGGCTCGCCTGCAAGACGCTGATCAAGGACATCAACCCGGAGAAGCCGATCACGGTCGAGGCCATCAAGGGCCTCACGGTCCTCAAGGACCTCGTGGTCGACATGGACCCGTTCTTCCAGGCCTACCGCGATGTCATGCCCTTCCTCGTCACCAAGGGGAACGAGCCGACCCGCGAGCGCCTGCAGTCCCCCGAGGACCGCGAGCGCTTCGACGACACCACCAAGTGCATCCTGTGCGCCGCGTGCACGTCCTCGTGCCCGGTGTTCTGGAACGACGGCCAGTACTTCGGCCCGGCGGCGATCGTCAACGCGCACCGCTTCATCTTCGACTCGCGTGACGAGGCCGGGGAGCAGCGCCTGGAGATCCTCAACGACCGTGACGGTGTGTGGCGTTGCCGCACGACGTTCAACTGCACGGACGCCTGCCCGCGTGGCATCGAGGTCACCAAGGCGATCCAGGAAGTGAAGCGCGCGCTGATCACCCGTCGCTTCTGA
- a CDS encoding TetR family transcriptional regulator, with translation MAKQEKNVAEAGGSKPAGSGAAGKSKAPKSEQTRTLILETALRLFEERGYDRTTMRAIAQEAGVSVGNAYYYFSSKEHLVQGFYDRIATEHEAAVRPVLADETDLALRIRGVLLRWLDIAEPYHRFAAQFFKNAADPESPLSPFSEDSVGAREAVISVHERCLAGSSTKYDPELGRILPQLMWLMQMGLVLFWVYDRSEGTARSRRLVERTAPIAARAIALSRFRVLRPLVRQVHDVLVEFMPGARGAEDVRSS, from the coding sequence GTGGCGAAGCAAGAGAAGAACGTGGCGGAAGCGGGCGGTTCGAAGCCGGCCGGAAGCGGCGCGGCCGGGAAGTCGAAGGCCCCGAAGAGCGAGCAGACCCGCACCCTGATCCTGGAGACGGCGCTCCGGCTCTTCGAGGAGCGCGGGTACGACCGGACGACGATGCGGGCCATCGCCCAGGAGGCCGGCGTCTCCGTCGGGAACGCCTACTACTACTTCTCCTCCAAGGAACACCTGGTCCAGGGCTTCTACGACCGGATCGCCACCGAGCACGAGGCGGCGGTCCGGCCGGTCCTGGCCGACGAGACGGATCTCGCCCTGCGCATCCGGGGCGTACTGCTCCGGTGGCTGGACATCGCCGAGCCGTACCACCGCTTCGCCGCCCAGTTCTTCAAGAACGCCGCCGACCCGGAGAGCCCGCTCTCCCCCTTCTCGGAGGATTCCGTGGGCGCCCGCGAGGCGGTGATCTCCGTGCACGAGCGGTGCCTGGCGGGATCCAGCACCAAGTACGACCCCGAACTGGGGCGGATACTGCCGCAGTTGATGTGGCTGATGCAGATGGGCCTGGTGCTGTTCTGGGTCTACGACCGGTCCGAGGGCACCGCCCGCAGCCGCCGGCTCGTCGAGCGCACCGCGCCGATCGCCGCCCGGGCGATCGCGCTCTCCCGCTTCCGGGTGCTGCGGCCGCTCGTGCGGCAGGTCCACGACGTGCTGGTGGAGTTCATGCCCGGGGCGCGGGGCGCCGAGGACGTCAGATCCAGCTGA